A genome region from Hypnocyclicus thermotrophus includes the following:
- a CDS encoding carbohydrate ABC transporter permease yields the protein MGKFKKTLAEREQILAYKLLFPSFLIMLLIAAYPLFNVFYTSFTNKRFASTVKTKVIGLKNYQKLLSVTIKKLENENQSSREVLPKKPIRYKELKRFNIGNTHYVIGASDPDFLISVGNTIYFTLWSVLLELIIGLIIALVVNSNFKGKGPMRAIMLVPWAVITVVSARIWEWMFKANRTGLFNTVISNLGLGDGQASFLTDQALQLPAIIAVDVWKTAPFMALLLLAGLQTIPTSLYEAARVDGAGPIRQFFSITLPLLKPTIAVALIFRTLDALRAFDVFQVLLADRRYSMASYNYTQLIKYKNMGMASAIGVIIFIIIFGFAIGYIKFLGVDAND from the coding sequence ATGGGAAAGTTTAAGAAAACTCTAGCTGAAAGAGAACAAATATTAGCATATAAGCTTCTTTTTCCTAGTTTTTTAATAATGCTTTTAATTGCAGCATATCCACTATTTAATGTTTTTTATACAAGTTTTACAAATAAACGTTTTGCTTCTACAGTAAAAACAAAAGTAATAGGATTAAAAAATTATCAAAAATTACTTTCAGTTACTATAAAAAAATTAGAAAACGAGAATCAAAGTTCTAGAGAAGTTCTTCCAAAAAAACCAATAAGATATAAAGAGTTAAAAAGGTTTAATATTGGTAATACTCATTATGTAATAGGAGCATCAGATCCTGACTTTTTAATATCAGTAGGAAATACAATTTATTTTACTCTTTGGTCTGTATTATTAGAATTAATAATAGGATTAATTATAGCACTTGTTGTAAACTCAAATTTTAAAGGGAAAGGTCCAATGAGAGCCATAATGCTTGTACCGTGGGCAGTAATAACAGTAGTAAGTGCTAGAATTTGGGAATGGATGTTTAAAGCAAATAGAACGGGATTATTTAATACAGTTATATCAAATTTGGGTTTAGGAGATGGGCAAGCATCATTTTTAACAGATCAAGCATTACAACTTCCAGCAATCATTGCAGTTGATGTATGGAAAACAGCACCATTTATGGCATTGTTATTATTAGCAGGATTACAAACTATACCTACATCATTATATGAAGCAGCTAGAGTTGATGGAGCAGGTCCGATTAGACAGTTTTTTTCAATAACACTGCCTTTATTGAAGCCAACTATTGCAGTGGCGCTTATATTTAGAACTTTAGATGCACTTAGAGCATTTGATGTATTCCAAGTATTATTAGCTGATAGAAGGTATTCGATGGCAAGTTATAACTATACACAACTTATAAAATATAAAAATATGGGAATGGCATCAGCTATTGGAGTGATTATATTTATTATTATCTTTGGATTTGCAATAGGATATATCAAGTTTTTAGGGGTTGATGCAAATGATTAA
- a CDS encoding GTP pyrophosphokinase, which produces MNIDIVDIQKKYEKNFNDYEKFANFLKERLNYLFLINNFTPAKFETRVKSIKSFIKKVEKKYPKYKDPFHDITDIIGLRIITYYNTEIDDVIKILKDNFEIDYENSSDKENLLDYDKMGYISVHYVCKFCDNNNSFPYKFEVQIRSLLQHVWASIDHKLRYKTYIEIPKQIKRKLFRLSALLEVADSEFTSIKEEIEMLEKFYENKFDNKKYNLRIDISSINYYLKYNNDRIKNIAKNFNIERFKSFESAKLDNLERKLLHFLLKTNRHFIYDLDDFLNIIESNQSLIADLLDNEIIKKLSIMINSSCSFLIAFIILIDLEIDRVKKILNLTETQLLKILKLRETLNSLKCRDIVIKK; this is translated from the coding sequence ATGAATATAGATATAGTAGATATTCAAAAAAAATATGAAAAAAATTTCAATGATTATGAAAAATTTGCAAATTTTTTAAAAGAACGGTTAAATTATCTTTTTTTAATTAATAATTTTACACCTGCTAAATTTGAAACTCGAGTAAAATCTATAAAAAGTTTTATCAAAAAAGTTGAAAAAAAATATCCTAAATATAAAGATCCTTTTCATGATATCACTGATATTATCGGACTTAGAATAATAACTTATTATAATACTGAAATTGATGATGTTATTAAAATATTAAAAGATAATTTTGAAATAGACTATGAAAACTCTTCTGATAAAGAAAATCTTTTAGATTATGATAAAATGGGATATATCTCTGTTCACTATGTATGTAAATTTTGTGACAATAATAATAGTTTCCCTTATAAATTTGAAGTCCAAATAAGAAGTTTACTACAACATGTTTGGGCATCTATTGATCATAAACTTCGTTATAAAACATATATAGAAATCCCGAAACAAATAAAAAGAAAACTTTTTAGACTTAGTGCTCTATTAGAAGTAGCTGATAGCGAGTTTACAAGTATAAAAGAAGAAATAGAAATGCTTGAAAAATTTTATGAAAACAAATTTGATAATAAAAAATATAATTTAAGAATTGATATTTCTTCTATTAATTATTATTTGAAATATAATAACGACAGGATTAAAAATATTGCAAAAAATTTTAATATAGAAAGATTCAAATCTTTTGAATCTGCTAAATTAGATAATTTAGAAAGAAAACTTTTACACTTTTTATTAAAAACAAATAGACATTTTATTTATGATTTAGATGATTTTTTAAATATCATTGAATCAAATCAATCATTAATAGCTGATTTATTAGATAACGAAATTATAAAAAAATTAAGTATCATGATTAATTCTAGTTGTTCTTTTTTAATTGCTTTTATTATTTTAATTGATTTAGAGATAGATCGAGTTAAAAAAATATTAAATCTTACAGAGACACAACTATTAAAAATATTAAAGCTAAGAGAAACTCTTAACTCTTTAAAATGTAGAGATATTGTTATAAAAAAATGA
- a CDS encoding carbohydrate ABC transporter permease has translation MINKETKKFLNKLLLYILVIFIAFYMLFPFWWAVVSSFKNEAQLQMVPATFLPRDPVTNKIFFDLKNYRSIFNDGTFLRGLLNSTIVATSVTLLALAVGSFSAFALGKLRFKGKNASLYIILAMTMFPQVTVLTGLYAVINALRLPAMASMILSYMLFTLPFTTWVLTSFFKELPVELMQSAQVDGATPFQSFKYILLPLTAPALVTTGLLAFIAAWNEYLFALTFTSIEPSARTIPVAIALFTGAVSRQEPFGEIMAAAVIVTIPIIILVLYFQKRIVAGLTAGAVKG, from the coding sequence ATGATTAATAAAGAAACAAAAAAATTTTTAAATAAACTATTACTTTATATATTAGTTATATTTATTGCATTTTATATGTTATTTCCATTTTGGTGGGCAGTAGTTTCATCTTTTAAAAATGAAGCTCAATTACAAATGGTACCAGCAACATTTTTACCAAGAGATCCAGTGACAAATAAAATATTCTTTGATTTAAAGAATTATAGATCTATATTTAATGATGGGACATTTTTAAGAGGATTATTAAATAGTACAATAGTTGCAACTTCGGTTACATTACTTGCTTTAGCAGTTGGTTCATTTTCAGCATTTGCACTAGGAAAGCTTAGATTTAAAGGGAAAAATGCATCTCTTTACATAATATTAGCTATGACAATGTTTCCGCAAGTAACAGTACTTACAGGATTATATGCAGTAATTAATGCACTTAGATTACCAGCAATGGCAAGTATGATACTATCTTATATGTTATTTACATTGCCATTTACAACATGGGTACTCACATCATTTTTTAAAGAATTACCAGTAGAACTTATGCAATCTGCACAAGTAGATGGAGCTACACCATTTCAAAGTTTTAAATATATTTTATTACCGTTGACAGCGCCGGCACTTGTAACAACAGGACTTTTAGCGTTTATTGCTGCATGGAATGAATATTTATTTGCATTAACATTTACTTCAATAGAGCCAAGCGCAAGAACAATACCAGTAGCGATAGCATTATTTACAGGTGCAGTTTCGAGACAAGAACCATTTGGAGAAATAATGGCAGCAGCAGTTATCGTTACGATACCAATAATTATTTTAGTTCTTTATTTCCAAAAGAGAATTGTTGCGGGACTTACAGCAGGTGCAGTGAAAGGATAA
- a CDS encoding ABC transporter substrate-binding protein, with the protein MNKKLMTGLMTAALLGTMATSAEAGLFFKKKTEEPKMKDEKVVITLASGAVGQELEINKKAAEMYMKEHPNVEIQLWDTPDSSSDRLGLYLQFLEAKSKKVDIYQIDVIWPGDMADHLLDLNQYGGKEAAKKHFEPIIQNNTVDGKLVAIPWFTDAGLLYYRSDLLDKYNLEVPTTWDELEREAKIIQEGERKAGNQDFWGYVWQGDAYEGLTCDAIEWLDSHGAGTIISPEKEITVNNPKAIKALKRAKSWIGTISPDGVISMKEEDARAIWQGGNAAFMRNWPYAYSLGNTDNSVIKGKFGVAPLPMDKGGKHAAALGGWQLAVSKYSAHPEIAADVALFMASEKVQKMRAIEGSFNPTIKSLYQDKDVLAAAPFFGSLYDVFTNATPRPSTATAPNYAQVSQKFYQAVYSVLNNQTTAEEALENLAYDLEDMTGYPIK; encoded by the coding sequence ATGAACAAAAAATTAATGACAGGTTTAATGACAGCGGCATTATTAGGGACAATGGCAACTTCGGCAGAAGCAGGATTATTTTTTAAAAAGAAAACAGAAGAACCAAAAATGAAAGATGAAAAAGTAGTAATTACTTTAGCATCAGGTGCAGTAGGACAAGAGTTAGAAATTAATAAAAAAGCAGCAGAAATGTACATGAAAGAACATCCAAATGTAGAAATTCAACTTTGGGATACCCCAGATTCATCTTCAGATAGATTAGGGTTATATTTACAATTTTTAGAAGCAAAATCAAAAAAAGTAGATATTTATCAAATTGATGTAATTTGGCCAGGAGATATGGCTGACCATTTATTAGATTTAAATCAATATGGAGGAAAAGAAGCAGCCAAAAAACATTTTGAACCAATCATTCAAAATAATACAGTTGATGGTAAATTAGTAGCTATTCCTTGGTTTACAGATGCAGGATTATTATATTATAGAAGCGATTTATTAGATAAATATAATTTAGAAGTTCCTACTACATGGGATGAATTAGAAAGAGAAGCAAAAATTATACAAGAAGGAGAAAGAAAAGCTGGAAATCAAGATTTTTGGGGATATGTATGGCAAGGAGATGCATATGAAGGACTTACTTGTGATGCAATCGAATGGTTAGATTCGCATGGAGCAGGTACAATAATTAGTCCAGAAAAAGAAATAACAGTAAATAATCCAAAAGCAATAAAAGCACTAAAAAGAGCTAAATCATGGATAGGAACAATTTCTCCAGATGGAGTTATATCAATGAAAGAAGAAGATGCAAGAGCTATTTGGCAAGGTGGAAATGCAGCATTTATGAGAAACTGGCCATATGCATATTCATTAGGAAATACTGATAATTCTGTAATTAAAGGTAAATTTGGAGTAGCTCCACTTCCAATGGATAAAGGTGGGAAACATGCAGCAGCTCTTGGAGGATGGCAATTAGCTGTAAGTAAATATAGTGCTCATCCAGAAATAGCAGCAGATGTAGCTTTATTTATGGCATCAGAAAAAGTTCAAAAAATGAGAGCAATAGAAGGATCATTTAATCCAACTATAAAATCATTATATCAAGATAAAGATGTGTTAGCGGCAGCTCCATTCTTTGGTTCGTTATATGATGTATTTACAAATGCAACTCCTAGACCTTCTACAGCTACTGCACCAAATTATGCACAAGTATCTCAAAAATTCTATCAAGCTGTATATTCAGTATTAAATAACCAAACTACAGCAGAGGAAGCTTTAGAAAACTTAGCATATGACTTAGAAGATATGACTGGGTATCCAATAAAATAA
- a CDS encoding GAF domain-containing protein: MDKKNIYENILVFIEGIIADEKNYIANLANISAILFENLPNLNWAGFYLYDGKELVLGPFQGKYACIRIPIGKGVCGNSAKDKKTYIIDNVHEFKGHIACDSASNSEIVVPIIKDDNLIGVLDIDSYKFSNFDKIDKLYLKKVIEIFLKYSEI, translated from the coding sequence ATGGATAAAAAAAATATATATGAAAATATTTTAGTTTTTATAGAAGGTATAATTGCTGATGAGAAAAATTATATTGCTAATCTTGCTAATATATCTGCTATACTTTTTGAAAATCTTCCTAATTTAAACTGGGCTGGATTTTATTTATATGATGGAAAAGAATTAGTTCTTGGTCCTTTTCAAGGAAAATACGCTTGTATTAGAATTCCTATTGGAAAAGGAGTATGTGGTAATAGTGCAAAAGATAAAAAAACTTATATTATCGACAATGTACATGAATTTAAAGGCCATATCGCTTGTGATTCTGCTTCGAATTCTGAAATAGTTGTCCCTATTATTAAAGATGATAATTTAATTGGTGTTCTTGATATTGATAGTTATAAATTTTCAAATTTCGATAAAATAGATAAATTATACTTAAAAAAAGTTATTGAAATATTTTTAAAATATAGTGAGATTTAA
- a CDS encoding LacI family DNA-binding transcriptional regulator, with product MAITIKDIAKIAGVSHSTVSRSLNDNPRISKATKDRIKKIANELGFEYNSNARGLSSSNITNTIGVIFPKTFDDVVSGLFLNSMVKRVQYNIEKNNFDTIIEFAENRFNRKSNIQRLIDRKKIDGLVLTTPEITHDDYKYILSHNIPHIFLHNKPKYFSQKSTIVFTDHKEGGYLATNHLIKNNHKNILTITEKAQEIEFQERCQGYEKALKENNIKIDKNLMLYCDITFYDGYNIIMENKDLLKNISAIFFQSDIIALGGIKALKELGYSIPEDISVIGYDNLELGTYYHPYLTTVHQPKNEIVDIAIEKLFHFINTKEKIKNEEIIAEPTLVIRESVKKI from the coding sequence ATGGCTATAACAATTAAAGATATTGCTAAAATTGCTGGAGTTAGTCATTCTACAGTTTCTCGTAGTTTAAATGACAATCCTAGAATTTCAAAAGCAACAAAAGACAGAATTAAAAAAATTGCTAATGAACTTGGCTTTGAATACAATTCAAATGCAAGAGGCCTTAGCTCTTCAAATATAACAAATACTATAGGAGTTATTTTCCCTAAAACCTTTGATGATGTTGTTTCTGGACTTTTCTTAAATTCAATGGTTAAAAGAGTACAATATAACATTGAAAAAAATAATTTCGATACTATTATTGAATTTGCTGAAAATAGATTTAATAGAAAAAGCAATATTCAGAGATTAATTGATAGAAAAAAAATTGACGGTCTCGTACTTACTACCCCTGAAATTACTCATGATGATTATAAATATATTTTATCCCATAATATTCCTCATATATTTTTACATAATAAACCAAAATATTTTTCTCAAAAATCAACTATAGTTTTTACAGATCATAAAGAAGGTGGTTATCTCGCTACAAACCATCTTATAAAAAATAATCATAAAAATATTCTTACTATTACAGAAAAAGCTCAAGAAATAGAATTCCAAGAAAGATGTCAAGGATATGAAAAAGCATTAAAAGAAAACAATATTAAAATTGATAAAAATCTTATGCTTTATTGTGATATTACTTTTTATGACGGGTATAATATTATTATGGAAAACAAAGATTTATTAAAAAATATTTCGGCAATTTTCTTCCAATCTGATATAATAGCATTAGGAGGTATAAAAGCTCTTAAAGAGTTAGGATATTCTATTCCAGAAGATATTTCTGTAATTGGGTATGATAACTTAGAATTAGGTACTTATTATCATCCTTATCTTACTACTGTGCATCAACCTAAAAATGAGATTGTTGATATTGCTATAGAAAAACTTTTTCATTTTATTAATACAAAAGAAAAAATAAAAAATGAAGAGATTATAGCTGAACCTACTTTAGTTATAAGAGAATCTGTAAAAAAAATATAG
- the pgmB gene encoding beta-phosphoglucomutase, producing the protein MRDIELFIFDLDGVITDTAEYHYLAWKELCDDKGLLFNREVNEKLRGVSRLDSIKIIMEYNKKDDVSEIELIEWATEKNERYKQLIQKVTPNDLIEGITEIFNRLKNKNIKIALGSASKNAKAVIKNLGIEEIFDFIGDGYSVDKSKPAPDLFLYVAKNLNISPGKCVVVEDALAGIEAAKSAGMLGVAIGKKEDFKKADFVYNKIKDINLDEILK; encoded by the coding sequence ATGAGAGATATTGAACTATTTATTTTTGATTTAGATGGAGTTATTACAGACACAGCAGAATATCATTATTTAGCTTGGAAAGAGCTTTGTGATGATAAAGGACTTTTGTTTAATAGAGAGGTTAATGAAAAACTTAGAGGAGTCTCAAGACTGGATTCGATAAAAATAATAATGGAATATAATAAAAAAGATGATGTATCAGAAATTGAACTAATAGAATGGGCAACGGAAAAAAATGAAAGATATAAACAGCTTATTCAAAAAGTTACTCCAAATGACTTAATAGAAGGGATTACAGAGATATTTAATAGATTAAAAAATAAAAATATAAAAATAGCCCTTGGTTCTGCAAGTAAAAATGCAAAAGCAGTTATAAAAAATCTTGGAATTGAAGAAATATTTGATTTTATAGGCGATGGATATAGTGTAGATAAAAGTAAACCAGCTCCAGATCTATTTTTATATGTAGCTAAAAATTTGAATATTTCTCCTGGAAAATGTGTTGTAGTAGAGGATGCGCTAGCAGGAATAGAGGCTGCTAAAAGTGCTGGAATGTTAGGTGTAGCAATAGGTAAAAAAGAGGATTTTAAAAAAGCAGATTTTGTATATAATAAGATAAAAGATATTAATTTAGATGAAATATTAAAATAA
- a CDS encoding glycoside hydrolase family 65 protein, whose protein sequence is MLNWSIVKENFDKENFMLNETLFHLANGYLGVRDSFEEDFRGKLKTVRGIYINGFYETEDIQYGEKLYGYAEYSQSILNITDVQTILLNIDGEEFSILQGKIKKFKNELNLKEGYVKREILWKSNSGKELKIDIKRIVSFTREELFIIQYNITPLNFSGEIEITSLIDGNVSNITASDDPRIGTANAKHLDVVKCEVKENIGIIENKTKHSNMSVITSCIHEVNKKNQLNIEKEHDKINFKFSLEVKENEKVEFVKYSVFTDSLRYENNYTENLKILNEVIKNGKEFYIEAQKVYLNEFWKTSDIIIDGDEKLQEGLRYNLYQLLQSVGKDMYTNIAAKGISGEGYEGHYFWDTDIYILPFFMFTNSFLAKNLLMYRYNTLEKARNRAKMMGHKKGALYPWRTINGDECSAFFPAGTAQYHINTDIAYSFIQYYLITEDKEFMQNYGAEVLFETARVMFDIGHFNREGKFVINDVTGPDEYTCIVNNNYYTNIMAKYLFENTKLAWEILKENKEQFKKLKNKIEINEEEIKEFERAKENMYLPFDEKLHIHPQDDSFLNKKVWDFKNTPKENYPLLLHYHPLTLYRYQVCKQADTILAHFLREEETTLDIIKNDFEYYEKITTHDSSLSTCIFSIMASRLRLKEKAYDYFINNARLDLDDLHHNTKNGIHTAAMGGSWMGVVFGFVGMRIKNNNLHFNPLLPDNINKIKFKINFKHRELEIILNKEKLDIKLISGDKIDVYIDNNKTTIE, encoded by the coding sequence ATGTTAAATTGGAGTATTGTGAAAGAAAATTTTGATAAAGAAAATTTTATGTTAAATGAGACGCTTTTTCATTTAGCAAATGGATATTTAGGAGTTAGAGATTCATTTGAAGAGGATTTTAGAGGGAAATTAAAAACAGTAAGAGGGATATATATAAATGGTTTTTATGAAACTGAAGATATTCAATATGGTGAAAAACTATATGGTTATGCAGAATATTCTCAGAGTATATTAAATATCACAGATGTGCAAACAATTTTATTAAATATTGATGGTGAAGAATTTTCAATATTGCAAGGAAAAATCAAAAAATTTAAAAATGAATTGAATTTAAAAGAAGGATATGTAAAAAGAGAGATTTTATGGAAATCAAATAGTGGAAAAGAATTAAAAATAGATATAAAAAGAATAGTTTCATTTACAAGAGAAGAATTATTTATAATACAATATAATATAACTCCTTTAAATTTTAGCGGGGAAATAGAAATCACTTCACTAATTGATGGTAATGTATCAAATATTACAGCTAGTGATGATCCAAGAATAGGGACAGCAAATGCAAAACATTTAGATGTAGTTAAATGTGAAGTAAAAGAAAATATTGGGATAATAGAGAATAAGACAAAACATTCAAATATGAGTGTAATTACTTCTTGTATACATGAAGTAAATAAAAAAAATCAATTAAACATTGAAAAAGAACATGATAAAATCAATTTTAAATTTTCTTTGGAAGTAAAAGAGAATGAAAAAGTAGAATTTGTTAAATATAGTGTATTTACTGATAGTTTAAGATATGAAAATAATTATACAGAAAATTTGAAAATATTAAATGAAGTAATAAAAAACGGAAAAGAATTTTATATTGAAGCACAAAAAGTATATTTAAATGAATTTTGGAAAACATCTGATATTATAATTGATGGAGATGAAAAACTACAAGAAGGACTTAGATATAATTTATATCAACTTTTACAATCAGTAGGAAAAGATATGTATACAAATATTGCTGCAAAAGGAATATCGGGTGAAGGATATGAAGGACATTATTTTTGGGACACAGATATTTATATTTTACCATTTTTTATGTTTACAAATAGTTTCTTAGCTAAAAATTTATTAATGTATAGATATAATACTTTAGAAAAAGCAAGAAATAGAGCAAAAATGATGGGACATAAAAAAGGAGCATTATATCCATGGAGAACTATAAATGGAGATGAATGTTCAGCATTTTTTCCAGCAGGAACAGCACAATATCATATAAATACAGATATTGCATATTCATTTATTCAATATTATTTAATTACAGAAGATAAAGAATTTATGCAAAATTATGGAGCTGAAGTTTTATTTGAAACGGCTAGAGTTATGTTTGATATAGGACATTTTAATAGAGAAGGAAAATTTGTAATAAATGATGTAACTGGACCAGATGAATATACTTGTATTGTAAATAACAATTACTATACCAATATAATGGCAAAATATTTATTTGAAAATACTAAATTAGCATGGGAAATACTAAAAGAAAATAAAGAACAATTTAAAAAATTAAAAAATAAAATAGAAATTAATGAAGAAGAAATAAAAGAATTTGAAAGAGCTAAAGAGAATATGTATTTACCATTTGATGAAAAATTGCATATTCATCCTCAAGATGATAGTTTTTTAAATAAAAAAGTATGGGATTTTAAAAATACACCAAAAGAAAATTATCCATTACTTTTACATTATCATCCTCTTACATTGTATAGATATCAAGTATGTAAACAAGCAGATACTATATTAGCTCATTTTTTAAGAGAAGAGGAAACAACACTTGATATTATAAAAAATGATTTCGAATATTATGAAAAAATAACAACTCATGATTCATCGCTATCAACTTGTATATTTAGCATTATGGCCAGTAGACTTAGATTAAAAGAAAAAGCTTATGATTATTTTATAAACAATGCTAGACTTGATCTTGACGATTTACATCACAATACTAAAAATGGAATACATACAGCAGCTATGGGTGGTAGCTGGATGGGAGTCGTATTTGGATTTGTAGGAATGCGTATAAAAAATAATAATTTGCATTTTAATCCTCTACTTCCAGATAATATAAATAAAATAAAATTTAAAATTAATTTTAAACATAGAGAATTAGAGATTATTTTAAATAAAGAAAAGTTAGATATAAAACTAATATCAGGAGATAAAATAGATGTATATATAGACAATAATAAAACGACTATAGAATAG
- the ruvA gene encoding Holliday junction branch migration protein RuvA, with product MYEYLFGKIVKKKVDSVILDINNIGYRIYISLNTYEKISNEKVKLYIYSHIREDAYVLYGFYSETERNFFEKLVNISGVGPKLAIAILSTFTVKDLKTIILNNDINLLKKVPGLGPKKAQKLIFEIQDKIDYKFNLEENFETKDSIHIENLKDDIYLAMESLGYNKKDIDKFIDSEKINNYNSIEEAIKDILKTIQSKKR from the coding sequence ATGTACGAATATTTATTTGGTAAAATAGTTAAAAAAAAAGTAGATTCAGTAATTTTAGATATAAATAATATTGGCTATAGAATTTATATATCATTAAATACATATGAAAAAATAAGTAATGAAAAAGTAAAATTATATATTTATTCTCATATAAGAGAAGATGCTTATGTTTTATATGGATTTTATAGTGAAACTGAAAGAAATTTTTTTGAAAAATTAGTAAATATAAGTGGTGTTGGTCCCAAACTTGCAATTGCTATTTTATCAACATTTACAGTTAAAGATTTAAAAACAATAATACTCAATAATGATATAAATTTATTAAAAAAAGTTCCTGGACTTGGGCCTAAAAAAGCTCAAAAATTAATTTTTGAAATACAAGATAAAATTGATTATAAATTTAACCTAGAGGAAAATTTTGAAACAAAAGATAGTATCCATATTGAAAATTTAAAAGATGATATTTATTTAGCAATGGAATCTCTTGGATATAATAAAAAAGATATAGACAAATTTATTGATTCTGAAAAAATAAATAATTACAATTCTATCGAAGAAGCAATAAAAGATATTTTAAAAACTATTCAAAGTAAAAAAAGATAG
- a CDS encoding cation diffusion facilitator family transporter — protein sequence MNITDRSKEANRITIIGSIENLFLTIFKLFAGVIGNSSAMLADGIHSLSDFSTDFIVILSFIFSKKPEDKDHNYGHGKIETLSTAIISIILIYVGLMLMKTGSLKVYSILNGTNLSPPKSIAVWAAFLSIVIKEIMYRQTLYVAKKIDSSILKANAWHHRSDAFSSFGTFIGIGIAFLFGHKWIIFDPIASIIVSLFVIKVGLSILYTTVNELIEGALDEEETKKIENIISSCNEIINYHDLKTRRIGNSIAIEFHILVNRNYSFVKVHDITESIENNLKKAFSNQHLYISIHMEPSEK from the coding sequence ATGAATATAACTGATAGGAGTAAGGAAGCTAATAGAATTACTATTATTGGTTCTATAGAAAATTTATTCCTTACAATATTTAAACTTTTTGCTGGAGTTATTGGAAATAGTAGTGCTATGTTAGCTGATGGAATACATTCTCTTTCAGATTTTAGTACGGATTTTATAGTTATTCTTAGTTTTATATTTTCAAAAAAACCAGAAGATAAAGACCATAATTATGGTCATGGTAAGATAGAAACACTTTCTACTGCAATTATAAGCATCATATTAATATATGTAGGACTTATGCTTATGAAAACTGGTAGCTTAAAAGTTTATTCTATTTTAAATGGTACTAATTTATCTCCACCAAAAAGTATCGCTGTTTGGGCTGCTTTTTTATCTATTGTAATCAAAGAAATAATGTATCGACAAACTTTATATGTTGCCAAAAAAATAGATAGTTCTATATTAAAAGCCAATGCATGGCATCACAGATCGGATGCTTTTTCATCTTTTGGTACTTTTATTGGGATTGGGATTGCTTTTTTATTTGGTCATAAATGGATAATTTTTGACCCTATTGCTTCTATAATAGTTAGTTTATTTGTTATAAAAGTAGGATTATCTATACTTTATACTACTGTAAATGAATTAATTGAAGGGGCTTTAGATGAAGAAGAGACTAAAAAAATAGAAAATATAATTTCAAGTTGTAATGAAATTATTAATTATCATGATCTTAAAACAAGAAGAATAGGAAATAGTATAGCAATAGAATTTCATATATTAGTTAATAGAAATTATTCTTTTGTAAAAGTACATGATATTACAGAATCAATAGAAAATAATCTGAAAAAAGCCTTTAGTAATCAACATCTATATATATCGATACATATGGAGCCTAGTGAAAAATAA